From Longimicrobium sp.:
CCGCCGTGCAGGACCAGGAAGACGACGTCGATGTCGCGCAGGTCGGCGCCGGCCAGCAGCGACCCCGCCGAGCCCGCGCGGATCATGGCCAGCTCGTCCTGCCCGGGCGGAGCGGGCGCCACGCCGGCGGTCAGCAGCCGCTGCTCCTCGGCCGGGCTCAGCGCCCCGCGCGCGGTGTCGATGGCAACGACGTCGTGCCCGCCCGTGCGCAGCGCCGAAACCACCTGCGCCCCGCTCGCGATGGAGACGTCGCGCTCCGCGCTGGTGCCACCGAAAAGGACTGCGACGCGCATGGTTTCGAAGTGCGTGAGTGCGTGAGTGCGTGAGTGCGTGAGTGCGTTAGTGCGTTAGTGCGTTAGTGCGTTAGTGCGTCGGTGGATCGCGGTGGAGATGGTGCGATACGTGTGGGCCGAAAATGCGACTGAAGTCGCGGCGTCGCGGCTACAACGGCACGCAGTCCGCCTGCGCGGACTCCATCGGTGCGGACGAAGGTTCGGTGCGCGTCACCCGCATCGCACCGGCCGCACGAGCGCATCCGCGCCGCGCGAGTGATGGCCCAGCTACCTCTCCCGGTACGGGAGAGGTGGACGGCCTAGGCCGGCCGGAGAGGGCGCGAGGCCGAGGGCGCGCCCCGCCATCTGGCACTCAGCACTCAGCACTCAGCACTCAGCACTCAGCACTCAGCACTCCCGCACTCCCGCACTTCCGTCACCCCCGCTCCAGATACCGCTCCCGCTCCCAGCTCGTCACCACCGCGTCGTACGTCTCCTGCTCGACCCGGGCGGTGTTGGCGTAGTGCTGCACCACGTCGTCGCCGAAGATCTCGCGGGCGACGGTGCTCTGCTCCAGCAGCTGGGCCGCCTCCCAGAGCGCGCGGGGGATGCGGGGAACGCCGGTGGCCGCATAGCCGTTGCCGTGGAACTGCTCCGGCGGCTCGAGGCGGTGCTCGATGCCGTACAGCCCCGCGCCCAGGATGGCCGCGTACGACAGGTACGGGTTCGCGTCGCCGCCCGGCAGCCGGTTCTCCACGCGCAGCGAGGGGCCGCTTCCCACCACGCGGAAGCCGCAGGTGCGGTTGTCGCGGCCCCACACCACGTTCACCGGCGCCCAGCTGGCCACCGCGTAGCGCTTGTAGCTGTTCACGAACGGGGCGATGAAGAACGCCAGCTCGCGCGCGGCGTGCATCATCCCGCCCAGAAACCAGCGCATGGTGTCGCTCATCCCGTACGGCTCGGCGCCCTCGTGGTGGAACACGTTGCGGCGGCCGTCGGCGTCCCACACGCTCACGTGCACGTGGGCGCTGTTGCCGGTCCAGCGGTGGTCGGGCTTGGCCATGAAGGTTACGGCGTTCCCGCTCTGCCACGCCATCTCCTTCACCCCGTGCTTGAACAGCGCGTGCCGGTCGGCGGCCTCCAGCGCGTCGGCGTAGTGGATGTTCACCTCGTGCTGCCCCGGCGCCGCCTCGCCCTTGCTGAACTCGATGGGCACGCCCGCCGCCGTCATCTCGTTGCGGAAGCGGCGGTACAGCGGCTCGGCCTTGGTGGCCTGCAGCAGGTGGTAGTCCTCGTTGTACCAGCCGAACGGGGTCAGGTTGTGGAAGCCCTTCTCGGCCGCCTGCTCGTACGTCTCCTTCAGGACGTAGAACTCCAGCTCGCTCGCCATCTTCGGCGCCAGGCCGAGCCCCGACGCGCGCTCGATCTGCCGCTTCAGGATGCCGCGCGGGGCGATGGGGATGAGCGCGCCGCTCTCCTCGTCCTTCGCGTCGGCCAGCACCAGCGCGGTCTTCTCCAGCCAGGGGATGACGCGCAGCGTGCTCCAGTCGGGGTCGGCCAGCCAGTCGCCATAGCCGGTTTCCCAGTTGGTCAGCCGGTACCCGGACGGGGTGGTCATCTCCATGTCCGTGCCCAGCAGGTACGTGCAGAAGTGCGTGCCGTGGTGCGCGTTCTCCAGGAAGAACGAGCCGGTCACGCGCTTGCCCATCAGCCGCCCCTGCATGTCGGTGATGGCGACGATCACGGTGTCGACGGCGCCGGAGCGGATGGCGCGCTCCAGCTCGTCGGGGGTGATGCGCCCGGGACCCACGCCTGCACCCGTCTCGCTCATCGCGCCTCGGGAGATGGGGACGATCGCGTTGAACCGCGGTGGAAGATGACGATGGAACCGCGCGCCCCCCGTTGCAAGAAGCGGCCCCTCGCCGGGATGGGGCGGGGGGCCGCTTTCGTGGCAGTGATGGCGATCATCGGAAGAGCGTGTCCAGCCGTTCCGATCCCTCGTAGTTCGGGTTCAACACGTGAAGCCCGTGGGCTCGGGCAGCCGCATACAGCCCCTGATCGGAGGTGACGAACACGAGCGGAGCATACGCGCCGTTCGCGAGTCCCACCGCGGTCGCGAGGTGGATGGCGTCGCCGGCTCCGATCTCGTGCTGCGGGTGCGACCGCAGTTCCGCGATCCCCGCCTGCACGATCGCATCGTCCGCATCGACGATGGTGAACGCACCGCTCCGGTAGGCGCGCTGGAATGCGTCGACGGTTCGCGGCACCTCGCGCAACGCCGCATTTCGGCCCAGGGGGTTCCCGAACTCGCGCGCCGCCTTCGCGATCGCGGAGACGACCTCGATTTCGATGAAGCTTGAAACGACCAGGCCGCCCCAGCGTCTGGAACGGCCCATGATCTCCTTCATCCGCTGGCTGCTGCGGCCCTCGGGCAGGTAGCGCTTGGCGAGGGCACATGCATCAATGAACAGGGA
This genomic window contains:
- a CDS encoding glutamine synthetase family protein — translated: MSETGAGVGPGRITPDELERAIRSGAVDTVIVAITDMQGRLMGKRVTGSFFLENAHHGTHFCTYLLGTDMEMTTPSGYRLTNWETGYGDWLADPDWSTLRVIPWLEKTALVLADAKDEESGALIPIAPRGILKRQIERASGLGLAPKMASELEFYVLKETYEQAAEKGFHNLTPFGWYNEDYHLLQATKAEPLYRRFRNEMTAAGVPIEFSKGEAAPGQHEVNIHYADALEAADRHALFKHGVKEMAWQSGNAVTFMAKPDHRWTGNSAHVHVSVWDADGRRNVFHHEGAEPYGMSDTMRWFLGGMMHAARELAFFIAPFVNSYKRYAVASWAPVNVVWGRDNRTCGFRVVGSGPSLRVENRLPGGDANPYLSYAAILGAGLYGIEHRLEPPEQFHGNGYAATGVPRIPRALWEAAQLLEQSTVAREIFGDDVVQHYANTARVEQETYDAVVTSWERERYLERG
- a CDS encoding type II toxin-antitoxin system VapC family toxin, yielding MSLFIDACALAKRYLPEGRSSQRMKEIMGRSRRWGGLVVSSFIEIEVVSAIAKAAREFGNPLGRNAALREVPRTVDAFQRAYRSGAFTIVDADDAIVQAGIAELRSHPQHEIGAGDAIHLATAVGLANGAYAPLVFVTSDQGLYAAARAHGLHVLNPNYEGSERLDTLFR